The following coding sequences lie in one Monomorium pharaonis isolate MP-MQ-018 chromosome 1, ASM1337386v2, whole genome shotgun sequence genomic window:
- the LOC105828927 gene encoding ankyrin repeat and zinc finger domain-containing protein 1 isoform X1 gives MVTTRDDAIARGLREATKQLVRGLRVSAGIAVRILADSLAVPPVNFLCRFICRPSLVFLMMENETHQPSEIAKTTDHQVYKIHSSDDFSRITRGIKVARCMQSSSSFVPDDNEQILSQLVVSDSLCCSYCNTEFEDKVQQRLHYKLDWHRYNLKQHLNGLKSISEDSFNKLAGEGDMSSLSGSEVESENEDDAGTSETGTSSEQTKNELPSKTGLSRSRKVSERRGRIIESDISDTEYNEEMSKERKLKIVASRHTKVFFENDDGNIFSIYRCLLHHKKNIPEKDTEMIAQALDSGKKTKWTVIMVGGGHFAAAVFQDGEPLVHKTFHSYTVRAKQGFAQSSRTNHAKSAGASLRKYNEESLIRHVQEILESWSLHINNSSAILYRAVGPHNRTVLFGGKNPPLDKNDFRIRPLPFPTRRATFREVKRVYDILSTMEIYGCAEDFTDCFPNSPRQPIRKKVSKPEIMSEIPEGEIATEHNSNGNSQENDKIKAPAQSTPEKQHRNSRPHIDRAKSRKSPNRPLPDIIVRLAQSSSESEMDAHFSLNFPLTEENFEVSFKENLQAFQDTVPRYLKNKKAYRQKKKVKKDTPMNNEVLSDAKTKLWTACKQGDNDLLSSVINNLLAKIKACEEEQEKKDITDNDCIRSNNNLVNTDDVAKLVNDTNEDGNTMLHLAALGGHCEQVWLLLEIGSDPCNKNKKLQTPYAAANDKKTRNMFRRFMEVNPDKFNYQKSQIPGPLSDEIEQAEIEKKRQQRKLKRFKEKVKRKEFELKKQEENEKQRFLNLSDKEKRALVIHNRMLNEGYTVISRCFQCAIDMTDKVPFEYNANRFCSMPCLKEHRLHNKYVI, from the exons ATGGTAACAACGCGCGATGACGCAATCGCGAGAGGCTTGCGCGAAGCGACGAAACAGTTGGTACGCGGACTTCGTGTATCGGCTGGTATCGCTGTACGAATCTTGGCAGATTCTTTAGCCGTCCCGCCCGTTAATTTTCTGTGTCGATTTATCTGTCGGCCTTCTTTGGTCTTTCTCATGATGGAGAATGAAACGCATCAACCCAGCGAGATCGCGAAAACGACGGATCATCAGGTCTACAAGATCCACAGCTCCGACGACTTCAGCCGGATCACCAGGGGTATCAAGGTCGCGCGATGCATGCAATCGTCGTCTTCATTTG TGCCTGACGATAATGAACAGATATTAAGCCAGCTGGTGGTGTCTGATTCCTTATGTTGCTCCTACTGTAACACAGAGTTTGAGGATAAGGTGCAGCAGAGACTCCACTACAAGCTGGATTGGCATCGTTACAATCTGAAGCAACATCTGAATGGTTTAAAGTCAATTAGTGAGGACAGTTTCAATAAGTTAGCTGGCGAAG GCGACATGTCTAGTCTGTCTGGTAGTGAGGTAGAGTCTGAGAACGAGGACGATGCTGGTACTTCAGAGACTGGAACTTCGTCTGAGCAAACCAAGAACGAGCTACCAAGTAAGACTGGACTCTCCAGGTCTAGAAAGGTGTCAGAAAGACGTGGCAGGATAATTGAGTCGGATATTTCGGACACGGAGTACAACGAGGAGATGTCCAAGGAGCGAAAACTGAAGATCGTCGCGAGCCGTCACACCAAGGTGTTCTTTGAAAATGACGATGGCAACATATTCAGCATCTATCGGTGTCTGTTGCATCACAAGAAG AATATTCCTGAAAAAGACACTGAGATGATCGCCCAGGCGCTGGACAGTGGCAAAAAGACCAAGTGGACGGTGATTATGGTCGGTGGTGGACATTTCGCCGCAGCTGTATTTCAGG ATGGTGAGCCTCTCGTGCATAAGACTTTTCACTCTTATACCGTACGAGCAAAACAAGGGTTTGCCCAGAGTTCTCGTACAAATCATGCAAAAAGCGCTGGTGCCAGTTTACGAAAGTATAATGAAGAATCACTTATTCGG CATGTGCAAGAGATATTGGAATCATGGTCACTGCACATCAATAATTCGTCAGCTATTTTGTACCGAGCAGTCGGTCCGCACAATCGAACCGTGCTTTTTGGTGGCAAGAATCCTCCTTTAGATAAGAACGATTTTAGAATAAGACCACTGCCATTCCCTACTCGAAGAGCAACGTTCAGGGAAGTCAAGAGGGTGTATGACATTTTAAGCACCATGGAGATCTATG GTTGCGCGGAGGATTTTACCGACTGTTTCCCTAATTCTCCGCGACAGCCCATACGTAAGAAGGTCTCAAAACCGGAGATTATGAGTGAGATACCTGAGGGAGAAATTGCTACTGAACATAATTCTAACGGTAATTCGCAGGAGAACGATAAGATTAAGGCACCCGCGCAATCTACTCCGGAGAAACAACATCGGAATTCCCGTCCGCATATAGATAGGGCGAAATCGAGAAAGAGTCCAAATCGGCCACTGCCAG atATTATAGTTAGATTAGCTCAATCGTCCTCCGAATCTGAAATGGATGCACATTTTTCGTTAAATTTCCCTCTAACTGAAGAAAATTTTGAGGTATCATTTAAGGAGAATTTACAAGCATTTCAAGATACTGTACCAAGGTACTTAAAGAACAAGAAAGCTTATCGACAGAAAAAGAAAGTGAAAAAGGACA ctcCAATGAACAATGAAGTGCTATCGGATGCTAAAACTAAATTGTGGACTGCCTGTAAACAAGGCGATAATGATTTGTTATCATCAGTCATTAATAACTTGTTAGCAAAAATCAAGGCGTGCGAGGAGGAAcaggagaaaaaagatattacgGACAACGATTGCATTAGGTCCAATAATAATCTTGTGAACACGGATGATGTAGCGAAACTGGTTAATGATACTAATGAGGATGGCAATACAATGCTGCATTTGGCGGCGCTTGGTGGACATTGCGAGCAAGTATG GCTACTGCTGGAAATTGGATCTGACCCTtgcaataagaataaaaaactgCAGACACCTTATGCTGCTGCGAACGATAAAAAGACTAGAAATATGTTTAGGAGATTTATGGAAGTTAACCCGGACAAGTTCAACTatcaaaaa TCTCAAATACCTGGGCCGCTCTCTGATGAGATAGAACAAGCGGAGATTGAGAAGAAAAGACAGCAACGGAAGTTGAAGCGTTTCAAGGAGAAAGTTAAGAGGAAGGAATTTGAGTTGAAAAAGCAGgaagaaaacgaaaaacaAAGATTCTTAAATCTCAGCGATAAAGAGAAG agagCTTTGGTCATACACAATCGGATGTTGAACGAGGGATATACCGTGATCTCGCGATGTTTCCAGTGCGCCATTGACATGACTGATAAGGTGCCTTTCGAATACAACGCCAATCGTTTTTGCTCAATGCCATGTCTTAAGGAGCATCGCCTtcacaataaatatgttatctGA
- the LOC105828927 gene encoding ankyrin repeat and zinc finger domain-containing protein 1 isoform X2, translating into MVTTRDDAIARGLREATKQLVRGLRVSAGIAVRILADSLAVPPVNFLCRFICRPSLVFLMMENETHQPSEIAKTTDHQVYKIHSSDDFSRITRGIKVARCMQSSSSFVPDDNEQILSQLVVSDSLCCSYCNTEFEDKVQQRLHYKLDWHRYNLKQHLNGLKSISEDSFNKLAGEGDMSSLSGSEVESENEDDAGTSETGTSSEQTKNELPSKTGLSRSRKVSERRGRIIESDISDTEYNEEMSKERKLKIVASRHTKVFFENDDGNIFSIYRCLLHHKKNIPEKDTEMIAQALDSGKKTKWTVIMVGGGHFAAAVFQDGEPLVHKTFHSYTVRAKQGFAQSSRTNHAKSAGASLRKYNEESLIRHVQEILESWSLHINNSSAILYRAVGPHNRTVLFGGKNPPLDKNDFRIRPLPFPTRRATFREVKRVYDILSTMEIYGCAEDFTDCFPNSPRQPIRKKVSKPEIMSEIPEGEIATEHNSNGNSQENDKIKAPAQSTPEKQHRNSRPHIDRAKSRKSPNRPLPDIIVRLAQSSSESEMDAHFSLNFPLTEENFEVSFKENLQAFQDTVPRYLKNKKAYRQKKKVKKDTPMNNEVLSDAKTKLWTACKQGDNDLLSSVINNLLAKIKACEEEQEKKDITDNDCIRSNNNLVNTDDVAKLVNDTNEDGNTMLHLAALGGHCEQVWLLLEIGSDPCNKNKKLQTPYAAANDKKTRNMFRRFMEVNPDKFNYQKSQIPGPLSDEIEQAEIEKKRQQRKLKRFKEKVKRKEFELKKQEENEKQRFLNLSDKEKRALVIHNRMLNEGYTVISRCFQCAIDMTDKKIKTRRVLD; encoded by the exons ATGGTAACAACGCGCGATGACGCAATCGCGAGAGGCTTGCGCGAAGCGACGAAACAGTTGGTACGCGGACTTCGTGTATCGGCTGGTATCGCTGTACGAATCTTGGCAGATTCTTTAGCCGTCCCGCCCGTTAATTTTCTGTGTCGATTTATCTGTCGGCCTTCTTTGGTCTTTCTCATGATGGAGAATGAAACGCATCAACCCAGCGAGATCGCGAAAACGACGGATCATCAGGTCTACAAGATCCACAGCTCCGACGACTTCAGCCGGATCACCAGGGGTATCAAGGTCGCGCGATGCATGCAATCGTCGTCTTCATTTG TGCCTGACGATAATGAACAGATATTAAGCCAGCTGGTGGTGTCTGATTCCTTATGTTGCTCCTACTGTAACACAGAGTTTGAGGATAAGGTGCAGCAGAGACTCCACTACAAGCTGGATTGGCATCGTTACAATCTGAAGCAACATCTGAATGGTTTAAAGTCAATTAGTGAGGACAGTTTCAATAAGTTAGCTGGCGAAG GCGACATGTCTAGTCTGTCTGGTAGTGAGGTAGAGTCTGAGAACGAGGACGATGCTGGTACTTCAGAGACTGGAACTTCGTCTGAGCAAACCAAGAACGAGCTACCAAGTAAGACTGGACTCTCCAGGTCTAGAAAGGTGTCAGAAAGACGTGGCAGGATAATTGAGTCGGATATTTCGGACACGGAGTACAACGAGGAGATGTCCAAGGAGCGAAAACTGAAGATCGTCGCGAGCCGTCACACCAAGGTGTTCTTTGAAAATGACGATGGCAACATATTCAGCATCTATCGGTGTCTGTTGCATCACAAGAAG AATATTCCTGAAAAAGACACTGAGATGATCGCCCAGGCGCTGGACAGTGGCAAAAAGACCAAGTGGACGGTGATTATGGTCGGTGGTGGACATTTCGCCGCAGCTGTATTTCAGG ATGGTGAGCCTCTCGTGCATAAGACTTTTCACTCTTATACCGTACGAGCAAAACAAGGGTTTGCCCAGAGTTCTCGTACAAATCATGCAAAAAGCGCTGGTGCCAGTTTACGAAAGTATAATGAAGAATCACTTATTCGG CATGTGCAAGAGATATTGGAATCATGGTCACTGCACATCAATAATTCGTCAGCTATTTTGTACCGAGCAGTCGGTCCGCACAATCGAACCGTGCTTTTTGGTGGCAAGAATCCTCCTTTAGATAAGAACGATTTTAGAATAAGACCACTGCCATTCCCTACTCGAAGAGCAACGTTCAGGGAAGTCAAGAGGGTGTATGACATTTTAAGCACCATGGAGATCTATG GTTGCGCGGAGGATTTTACCGACTGTTTCCCTAATTCTCCGCGACAGCCCATACGTAAGAAGGTCTCAAAACCGGAGATTATGAGTGAGATACCTGAGGGAGAAATTGCTACTGAACATAATTCTAACGGTAATTCGCAGGAGAACGATAAGATTAAGGCACCCGCGCAATCTACTCCGGAGAAACAACATCGGAATTCCCGTCCGCATATAGATAGGGCGAAATCGAGAAAGAGTCCAAATCGGCCACTGCCAG atATTATAGTTAGATTAGCTCAATCGTCCTCCGAATCTGAAATGGATGCACATTTTTCGTTAAATTTCCCTCTAACTGAAGAAAATTTTGAGGTATCATTTAAGGAGAATTTACAAGCATTTCAAGATACTGTACCAAGGTACTTAAAGAACAAGAAAGCTTATCGACAGAAAAAGAAAGTGAAAAAGGACA ctcCAATGAACAATGAAGTGCTATCGGATGCTAAAACTAAATTGTGGACTGCCTGTAAACAAGGCGATAATGATTTGTTATCATCAGTCATTAATAACTTGTTAGCAAAAATCAAGGCGTGCGAGGAGGAAcaggagaaaaaagatattacgGACAACGATTGCATTAGGTCCAATAATAATCTTGTGAACACGGATGATGTAGCGAAACTGGTTAATGATACTAATGAGGATGGCAATACAATGCTGCATTTGGCGGCGCTTGGTGGACATTGCGAGCAAGTATG GCTACTGCTGGAAATTGGATCTGACCCTtgcaataagaataaaaaactgCAGACACCTTATGCTGCTGCGAACGATAAAAAGACTAGAAATATGTTTAGGAGATTTATGGAAGTTAACCCGGACAAGTTCAACTatcaaaaa TCTCAAATACCTGGGCCGCTCTCTGATGAGATAGAACAAGCGGAGATTGAGAAGAAAAGACAGCAACGGAAGTTGAAGCGTTTCAAGGAGAAAGTTAAGAGGAAGGAATTTGAGTTGAAAAAGCAGgaagaaaacgaaaaacaAAGATTCTTAAATCTCAGCGATAAAGAGAAG agagCTTTGGTCATACACAATCGGATGTTGAACGAGGGATATACCGTGATCTCGCGATGTTTCCAGTGCGCCATTGACATGACTGATAAG AAGATAAAGACGAGAAGAGttcttgattaa
- the LOC114254878 gene encoding uncharacterized protein LOC114254878, which yields MSQPTLNSSLSGINSFNFGMHRGSGGGRLSYTSLRATSGDNSINEEERLSTPNVHALGGSGSPRGSLTMERSSSRLSQPDVRRFILRQEKRERLSQPTLVTGDYYPGRTQQRLSQPCLSSGGIGIHSSSPPPFPLKHKRFGPALLQVSQRDRLSQLDIGGKYRNIKDHGGGNNAAQVKFNRDRFSIPELETQNDLRLIAGTPKQRFSLDSQLAKQRFSLDSQDSCKSRLLPIASSPIFEHQQMKTEELTGLTSDKLKSPTCEGLQSVIVASTSPIFPPGERRFLAPDFPFTGRKTSPKSPPKTEVKSPFPFSKLGRGGKPPPIPVRERMSVPEIRNSSLRRLLDPPVRQRHSIAGNLRQSLMSPVKLSEFGTGSRKSPRYSIDDALEKLKLIEKEENRRNQETSEKQEINEQDQQQQQEKKHIQRHYSYTYETPGSDDSSVSTLGKLSVGGTPKRKFLESNFDENEQVITTVIETEVPMILPSTPAKYAKKAQAYSNETPKWIRKYLESDNPRVGSRKASDPGKENFIRMNRRSSRRKSSLESIEGVTKKPQEKARSKSASCEERSAKDFPAEQKGNVKETYVRIVPSNNAQQENRYEVGVETTAWTKTDDRGLYGDDTDTDDSTSI from the coding sequence ATGTCACAGCCGACCCTCAACTCCAGCTTGAGCGGCATCAACTCGTTCAACTTCGGCATGCACCGTGGCAGCGGTGGCGGTCGCCTGTCCTACACTAGTCTACGTGCCACCTCGGGTGATAACAGCATCAACGAGGAGGAGAGGCTGTCGACGCCAAACGTGCACGCCCTGGGCGGCAGCGGCAGCCCCCGTGGCAGCCTGACGATGGAGCGCAGCTCGTCGCGGCTCTCGCAACCAGATGTACGTCGGTTCATTCTTCGGCAAGAGAAGCGCGAGCGATTGTCGCAGCCCACCCTTGTCACCGGCGATTACTATCCCGGCCGGACGCAGCAGCGATTGTCCCAGCCGTGCCTGAGCAGCGGCGGTATCGGCATACATTCATCCTCGCCACCACCCTTCCCTCTCAAACATAAGAGATTCGGGCCCGCCCTCCTACAGGTGAGCCAACGCGATCGTTTATCGCAGCTGGACATCGGCGGCAAGTACCGAAACATCAAGGATCATGGGGGTGGCAACAACGCCGCGCAGGTCAAATTCAATCGCGATCGGTTCTCAATACCAGAGTTGGAAACACAGAACGACCTGCGGCTGATCGCCGGCACACCTAAGCAACGTTTCAGCCTGGATAGCCAGTTGGCAAAGCAGCGCTTTAGCCTGGACAGCCAAGATAGCTGCAAGTCGCGCCTGCTGCCGATTGCCAGCTCGCCGATCTTCGAGCATCAGCAAATGAAGACCGAGGAGCTCACAGGACTGACGTCTGACAAACTGAAGAGCCCCACCTGCGAGGGTCTGCAGAGCGTAATCGTCGCGAGTACGTCGCCAATCTTCCCGCCCGGCGAGAGGCGATTTCTCGCGCCAGACTTTCCGTTCACGGGGAGGAAAACGTCGCCAAAATCGCCGCCCAAAACGGAAGTCAAATCTCCGTTCCCGTTCTCGAAGTTAGGGCGCGGCGGCAAGCCACCGCCAATTCCGGTCCGAGAGAGAATGTCGGTTCCTGAGATCAGAAACTCAAGTTTGCGCCGGCTGCTGGACCCCCCTGTCCGGCAGCGGCACAGCATCGCCGGCAATCTGAGGCAGTCGCTGATGTCGCCGGTGAAGCTATCAGAGTTCGGCACCGGCAGCAGGAAATCGCCGCGATACTCGATCGACGACGCGCTTGAAAAGCTGAAGCTGATCGAAAAGGAGGAGAATCGCCGGAACCAGGAGACGAGCGAAAAACAAGAAATCAATGAACAAGatcagcaacagcaacaagAGAAGAAGCACATCCAGCGGCACTATTCGTACACGTACGAGACGCCTGGTAGCGACGACAGCAGCGTCTCGACGCTCGGCAAACTGAGCGTGGGCGGCACGCCGAAGCGCAAGTTCCTCGAAAGTAATTTCGATGAAAACGAGCAAGTAATTACAACGGTAATTGAAACGGAAGTGCCGATGATCCTACCGAGCACGCCCGCCAAGTACGCAAAGAAAGCGCAGGCATACTCGAACGAGACACCCAAGTGGATTCGAAAGTACCTGGAGAGCGACAATCCGAGAGTGGGAAGCAGAAAGGCCTCCGACCCTGGCAAGGAAAATTTCATCAGAATGAACCGCAGGAGCAGCCGTAGGAAGAGCTCGCTGGAGTCGATCGAAGGCGTAACGAAGAAGCCCCAGGAGAAGGCTCGCTCAAAGTCCGCCAGTTGCGAGGAGAGAAGCGCCAAGGACTTTCCGGCAGAGCAGAAAGGCAACGTGAAGGAGACTTACGTGAGGATCGTACCGTCCAACAACGCCCAGCAGGAGAACAGATACGAGGTCGGTGTGGAGACCACCGCGTGGACGAAGACCGACGACCGGGGTCTCTACGGCGACGACACCGATACGGACGACTCCACGTCAATTTAA